The Micromonospora sp. NBC_00421 DNA window CGGGGTGAGCGTCGGGCAGGAGCGGGCGGCGGCCTGGATGGTCGTCAGGTGTTCCTTGGAGACGGTCCGACCGGTCAGGTCGTCGTCCCGGGCCGAGGCCGCGCCCCAGCCGACGGCGGCCACCACCGTGGACAACACGGCCAGGCCGGCGAGCACGCCGGCGGCGGTACGACGGGGGATCGACCCCAGTCGCGAGCGTAGGGAGGGGTGATCGGATTTCACGGGAGGTGTCCCTTCCGGCGTGGCGACATCGCTGTCGTGACGGACGCGCGATGCCTTCGGTTCACCGGGCTCGAATCGGATCGGATGATTTTGGTCCGGTCGTCATTGAACCGAGGGGGTGACCGGGCCGTCAACGTGGCTACCGCCGGGCCGGGCCGATTCGGCACCGGACGCCGGCGGCGATGGCCGTGTCGTTGATCGGAGCTGTGATGCTGACTCGCCGCAGGGTACTCGGGATGGGATTCGCCGGCGCCGCCGTGGTGGGCGTGCCGCTGGTGGCGGCCCCGTTGATCTCCCGGGCACGGGCCTCGGGTGGCCTACCGTTGAACGTGGTGAACAGCACAGGCCGCTTCGCCAACTCGGCGATCCGGATGTACGTCGTCGGCACCGACCCGGAGACCGGCGCGATGGGCTACGTCCGGGAGAGCGGACGCTTCACCCCGGCGGACCCGGCGCACAACGGCCCGGACGGCGTTGCCGACATCGGCATCCCGCTGGCCGGCTCCGGGGTGACCCGGTTCGTGCTGCCGATGATGTCGGGCCGGATCTACTTCGCCATCGACGGCCGGCTGAGGTTCACCGTCGTCACCGACGGCAACGGGCGGCCGGCGTTGCAGTACCCGGTCGGCTGGGTGGCCGACGACCCGAGCTTCGGGGTGCTGCACGACTGTTGCGAGTTCACCTACAACGCGACAGGGATGTTCTGCAACACCACCACCGTGGACATGTTCAGCATTCCGCTGTCGATCCGGCTGCTCGGCGACGTGGAGCAGGCCACCGGCAAACTGGTCGACGGCGGTCGGGATGCGATCTTCGCCGAGCTGGCCCGCCAGCCCGGGTTCGAACGGCTTGTGGTCGGCGGCGGGTTGCGCGTCATCGCGCCCGGCAAGGGCATCGAGACGGGTCGTTTCGACCCGGCGTACTACGACGGCTACATCGCCGAGACGTGGGACCGGTACAGCCGCACCGACCTGCGCGTCCACGGCCCGACGGGCACCTTCCGCGGCCGGGTGGTCGACGGGCGGTTCACCTTCGACGGCGGGGTACGGGCCTTCGACCGGCCCTCGACGCTGAACGTGTTCCACTGTGACGGGGCGCTCGCCGCGCCGAACGACGGGCGCTCCGGGCCGGTGGCTGCGGTCCTCGGCGCCGGGTTCAACAGGTCGGTGCTCGACCAGCCGGACCAGCCGACCACCAACCGGGACGCCTACTACCAGCATCCGGTGACCAACCACTACTCCCGGGTGCTGCACCGGCACAGCGCCGACGGCCGGGCCTACGGCTTCCCCTTCGACGACGTCGCCGACGACGCGTCGTACATCCAGGACACCGCGCCGCGGGAGATGACGATCACCCTGACGCCCTTCGGTGCGGGCGCGGCCGAGGCTCCGCCGCCCCAGGCCGGTCCGCCGGTGGTCGAG harbors:
- a CDS encoding beta-1,3-glucanase family protein — protein: MGFAGAAVVGVPLVAAPLISRARASGGLPLNVVNSTGRFANSAIRMYVVGTDPETGAMGYVRESGRFTPADPAHNGPDGVADIGIPLAGSGVTRFVLPMMSGRIYFAIDGRLRFTVVTDGNGRPALQYPVGWVADDPSFGVLHDCCEFTYNATGMFCNTTTVDMFSIPLSIRLLGDVEQATGKLVDGGRDAIFAELARQPGFERLVVGGGLRVIAPGKGIETGRFDPAYYDGYIAETWDRYSRTDLRVHGPTGTFRGRVVDGRFTFDGGVRAFDRPSTLNVFHCDGALAAPNDGRSGPVAAVLGAGFNRSVLDQPDQPTTNRDAYYQHPVTNHYSRVLHRHSADGRAYGFPFDDVADDASYIQDTAPREMTITLTPFGAGAAEAPPPQAGPPVVEAGPPVVVAPAPVVTTGNRGVGQEIAAAGFDRQQGVRTAPSSEGGEHLGFLAHGDWAGYRGVDFGREPATQFQVRVASGAPQGISGLIEVRLDAPGLPPVGTIAVASTGGWQSWVTVPGNLAPVTGVHDVYLTFASGQPEEFVNVRWLRFTR